The stretch of DNA catccatgcaggagagcatgtcctctcagattgcggggttggctaatcagatgcagaatcagatgaacctcaactttcagaacatgcagcagcagatgcttcagcccatgatggctcagatgcaggggtttcaggagagtttacactcagatatagcagcaCTTGATTCAcattttgaggatttgccctcttctgagcagtttgagaagcttgagcagaggcaggagcagctagagcagagATTTGATTCTTTTAACACAGCCTTCACAGGGTTCTCggaccacttctactcggtatttccggctccagtgccgcctccagagttctacccgcaccagccgttctacccaccgccacctcctccaccagccgtttgactttcttggcaattgatgccaaagggggagaaggagctttggagtgcttggatctagggggagctcatggacttcttatggagatcattcgttttCAGCTTCCGCTTGCCTCTCATGTTTTATTTGTGTCTTTCATGAACTctatttgagacttgtgtttggatttgaacatttggtttgtattgtgtgatgaactatattAGTTTATGCTACTCtttctatttatgttcatcttgtggttgtgaggttgtgctaaccatgctaaagttcatatcatatatatcttgtatcttgtatgcctcgatttccacttgtagagaaaactccgtcaaaagtttcaaatatatatatatgtgtacttggtattcatgcaaatttatatgcacatatcaagggggagttctctctactcatcgaacttggtgaatttattcataccatattctgaaattttcatgaaaatgagtaagttcttccaaagttcaattccaagtccaccttatgcctagcgtataaagttgacttgaaaacttttatcactccaaaattaagtgttgtcatcaattaccaaaaagggggagattgaaagcatctaggcccctaattcgagttttggtaattaatgacaacggtttgtgcaTTAACGATTTcagttgagataatgagtataggttgatccacggatgaaagagatttgattgtgagcgtatggagttttggagatgatgagcaaagctcgggctcaaggcaaaggtataaaatagggcttttgtattttaccggtcacaaggcgtttagtggatgaaaagtgaccggatttgttggatagatagccgtactatcaagaggggttgtgtactcatgcttgacgggtctttagtgccattttgctcaaaatgtctagttgtatgcatgagggctaacggcgttttgaaaagatttgaaaaagactaaatttgaaagctgactgagtaacggcggacagtccgcgaccgttccagagagcttgcagagtctctggtgggctcgcggacggtccggcccaggtgggcggacggtccgccactgtttttcaaatgtgtaccagaaagggtgtctgtcTGGTGTaagcttcaaagttgaacggcggatagtccgcccatggggcgcggacggtccgccggctaatctcatgtttgcaccagagaggatgtttctctggtttgggctcaaaagttaaactgcggacggtccgctcctgaggcgcggacggtccgcaggctaatctcaaaattgttccagagacgatgttagtctctggtgggttggaactcttaactgcggacggtccgccagggcttaacggctagttctgacatgcatttattgcactctgactcactggtttataacggcggacagtccggtttttgaaacgcggacggtccgcgacttcgcagaatagagtgtaacggctagttttttgaggggtgtctatatatacccaatgcccggccattgggtggttCTCTTGGCCGTTTTGGACAGCATACTTGACAttttagagctaaggcatccctctctcacacacacttgcttagagattgctttttgagagtgtgagagcttcctagtgcattgcatcaagagtttgagctttgtggcattagggaaacttcaagcaagcgtcatcaacttgttactcttgggagttgccgctccctagacggcttggagaagtggatttcgtggagcacctccaaggagattgttgaggagccccgatttcggttgtgagaggttttgtgctcacctcaccggagtggtgaagagcaattctagtggaatcgaggtgtggagcggttccttgtttcaagccggctcaagatcaagaggttcttgatagaggagcggttgattcttggaatccacctcaacgtggattaggggtgaccggcaagtcatcgacaccacgggatatattcttgtgtcaagcttggttacttctcttgctcacttttattcttgtctttactttgagcaatttactttactagagcttgatttgtgtcttgtcaccctaggttgcaaacccatctagagatagtaatagcataacatagggctttcctttgttactaattaaatttctctagtgttattggttttagattttaaaccgcctattcacccccctctagtcggtgttcttgatcctacaccgCCTCGGAAAACTATTTTTAAACCGCCTCAAAAAAACAATCTGTAGTAGTGGCAGTGAGCATTAACAAATTTAGTCTGTCAATTGGTAATTTAGTCTGTCAATATTGACTAATGCTATTTTTATTTCcccgtcagttcaaccggtatTCAAGCGCCGGTTCAACCAGTCTTCAGGCCTTCTTCTCATGCTTCATGCTCTGGACAATAGCAAGAGTGATGCACGGACGCTCACAAAAATCAACCGATCGGTGCATTGACAGATTTAGTCTGTCAAATGCATCTGTCAATGTTCTTTGcttattttctttgtttcttcacGAGTCTTTTCATAGTTCATCATTTGAATGGCTTTCATTACATCTTTGAGACCTCACAAACACCTTCAAATTATATCGATGATATGTTCTCATATAGCTTTGACCGATTTAATCTGTTAGTTGCATCTGTCAATACTTGTCCAAATCATCATCCTTTTGAGTTGATTCTTCATTTCTTTGTTTTGCTAGGGCTttatattcatccttgggacctAAAAATACTATAAATATGTCCTCAAAAATTCGTTAgtccattgattatgttgtgacacaatcaccaaaatcacaaacaatggcctaatggggacATGTTCCTTAAATTCATGATCCAAAGGGCTTCCACCTTCATCTAGGTGCCTAACTAACGCGCAGTTCATACAGCAGCGCTCAGCAAGGGTGGCGCTTCAGATAAGAGATTGTGATATTTATTGGGACCAGCAGCTAGACACGCTCAGTTACATATAGTTGGCCAAACGGGCCGCCCAAGCACGGCACAGCACtggcccgacggggcatggCCCGCCTAGGCCATGCGGGCTCGTCGCCATGCGGGATGTGGTCGACCGCAGCCGCGTCTCCACGAGGACGCgcgtcaccgccgccgcatgCATGTGCCTTGCCGCGTGAGCGCACTTCATCAGAGAAGCAgtctgtgcgccgccgccgatgcacCGCCTTGCATGGCCGTGCCACCTCGCACGGCCGCGCCACCTcgcacggccgcgccgccgtcgctgctccATCGAGAGATAGGAATCGGAGTTGGACGCTTGCATCTTGTACTCTTGTCACACACTcaaagagagagatagagagagggcCACGTGAGGAAGCTAGATGAACGAGAGGAACTGAGGAAGCGAGACAACGGGAGACGGGGAGCGATCGCAATGCAGTAGTGACCGTGCCCAGACGGGAAAAAAGATAGGGTTTGGCCTTTATATCTTGTGATACAATGGTAATGATTCATCTCAAACAATCCAACGATTGAAATAACTGGGCCGCATTGTACCAGCCCATTAAACCGTGCCGTGCCGAGCTAGCACTACGAGCCGGTATAAAGGCCCAGGCACGGCAGTACCACCGGGCCGTGCTAGGCATGGGCATGATGGGCCCTGGACCGGGCCATGTCTGGGCCATGCGGGCTTGGCCCATTTGGCCAAGTATAGCTCGGTATGTGGGGCTTGTGGCTACGGCCAACTTACCTCTTGCACATGGGCTCAGCAATTTGGTTCTGAAGGCAATTTGGTTCTGAAGGGTCCAAGATTCTAGAAGCGAGAGTGGTAAACGCAGAGAGCAAACAGAAGCCTGGGATTAGTCTTGGTTTGCAATCTACAAGGCTTAAATAATACAACCTCCGTCCATTTCAGAATAGCTGTTTTCtagatttaaaaaaaattactatAACGATGCTCTTGTCATTCTCACATTACAATACAGTTTTATGTGAGAACCGCACAATTTGCACTCGTTTTAGgtgaaattattgattaatccttTAAGATGAGGGCTAGCACATGTCCGTCTCTCGATACGCCACGTGCTAATCCACACCTTAGAAgcacttaatcaacacaattCACCTAGAACGAGAGCAAACCCGGTAGTCTcggtacgtgtttgccacatgcccaggATTAAGCACACGGACCGTTACACAAGCACGTATATTGCCAATGATCCACAAAGAACAGTTTTACAcatttaatattacaagttcgatATAGGTGGGTTCAAACTTCATTTACAAGCCCTGGGCTCACGAAAGACATATTAAACCGAAACTTAAAGTTTATTGTATTTACATATTCTCACGGAGTTCGATTATGATAAAAACATACTACGATGATgatgtcttgctcaaggacaccataccagcctcaacgacctactcctcccccgcgcctgaatcggcggggtagaagtggccgaacaccacttccggttcacctgcaactagggttagaagcaccctgagtacaaaggtactcgcaagacttacgcgattaaataaacaaggatcatgcaaagacTCAAGTAAAGGCTTtagggttaagtaattattgcataagcatgagctgtctagactatcacctagcaaacttaattaatcttgcccaacccccaaacaattttagttgattaagagagtaacataATCTATAAGGTCATCACTATGACATGAATCCAAAGCCAACAACACCGAAACTCTCTATGAagaattcgacgaaccaagagcttgctcatatccgagagcgcggcaattcgaattgattataaccttacaagggtgtactactttacccacacgacgcaagggccatgcgactcacccaaccggccaaagttggataagggggtacttgcgtcaaccgttcccgacatggctcgatcattgaacctcacacctagtttacgagtagagacttagttccaccagggacatctctaaacttttttatacataggtccacctggggacacactaagcctctctgcatagcccgtagccacgtatctaggactgcacatcaatgatcaagtcaaagaaggtaattggctcatccataccattatattggatatgtggtagcacggaaaggtgctcaaggccgatggcatccactcggtcGTTAAttgatccaagcggactatgcccatgtgacttcattctctaggccctaccattccgctcgaacctcGATACTACCAGACCGTACAACCAAGCCggaccagtgcgatcaagggtaaccggtaagtgtgatcctccaaactattcctgtctagcgagcgATATaaatattctaagcagggctaagcatctagtcaagttaagtgattaactgactaactagtgccaagaacaaggataacaaatcaagaaaggataatgcACGCAGATAGGtgcaagaatgcaatacatacataatatatataacccaacattacccggtgagataactaACTAACTCAGATTCGGCTGCTTGCCTCGGCTAGCTTCGGGCTCGACCACAAACGAGACTTTGGGTTCAGActcaacggactcggtgggctccacgggttccaCCTCCGAtggttcggtcactataatgcatggaTGAAATGCATGCGTTAGTGCAATGCTATGATTGTGCAtaaaataaattgcatgaaatgATATGCGTAAAAAGATATACACGAGATAACATTTTGGATATGCAACCCTGACAAAACCGGAGGTTCCGGAATTTCAAACCGGAGGTTCCGGTTTTAGgcacttgtcaggccaaaaccggaagttccggtttCTAAAACCGGCGGTTCCGGTTTCAGCCGGTCTTTACCATGGCGTGTGCGCGGCGCCCGGAATAGAAGAAGAAATGGCTGGAGAGGTCGAGGGGGATGCCGTGATACTTACCCCGAGCTCAGGTCATGCGGAGGAAGGTCGAAGAATGGAGCTCGACGCGTGAGGTAGAGTTTCAAGTGGTGGCGGCCGTGGGGAATCGATTTCGGTCAGGGAACAGCTCAAATGGGCTCGTGGATGGGTGGAGGACGAGGCTAGGCAGATGCTGGTGGGAGGAATCGACGAACGGCGGCCGGAGATGGCCGGAGCAGTGGCGGTGGCGAGGGAGGATTTGGGGGAAGaagaggctagggtttggaggagaGGCTGGCGGTGCTATAAAGGCAATGAGGAGGCGGATGGGTGCACGGAATCAGAGGATGGCTGGCGCGTGgcacgaggatggccggcggcggtggtgacggGCGGCGCGCCGCGATTCGTCCTCTGCCCACCGGAGCATAGTAAAACTGGAggttccggtttttgaacccggAGCTTCCGGAATTTCAATTTTTCCAAAACCTGGGATGTTATATTTTAGATGGGACCTGACCTTCCAACTCTTAAtcaatttgttatttttgttgtATTGGGAATAAATTATTATCTCTGAGATGTTCACGGTCTAGTTGCAATTCTGGACCAGAGCACTTCCGGTCAAGCCGCAGCATCGCCAGGGACGATGGAGGGCTGGGCGGCATGCAAATTTCAATTGGACAATTGGTGATCCAGAAGCATGCGGCAAGCCATGCATGAAAAACAAGACGAGATGGACACGTGCTGCTCATTTGAGGAGGATTTTAGGGGATACAATCAGTCATGGGTTCCAAGCCAACAAAGCCACTAACACGGACCGCATATGGTGGAGAAAAGTTCAAACAACAATGCATTAAACGAGAGACACAATTGAGAGAGTATAAAAAATTGATGCTTTATGATTAATTGGTCAAACAACAAATCGTATATTTTGTGAGACAACGGAAACAAATATCTGCAGCTAGCATTCGGCTCAACGTAGAGTAAGGACCGGTTGTTCCGCATCAGTTCCCAGATGTGAGCTCTCCATGGGCATGGTGATGCGTCTTCGAGAtcaatcttacatgcatggatCCAACTGCCATATTTAGACGATGGAGTCACGGTGAGCATGAGGTGGCCAGCCCTATATATTCATAGAGGTGTCTCTACCACTGCACCCCGCACTCTCCTAGCATTTTCACGGCAAGCAACtgatcgcccccccccccccccccaaacatgGCATGCACTACCCTTCGGTTGCCGCACCACCTCATGATCACTAGATTCATCATTCTCGCCGGAGCTATGGTTGTAGCCGGTGCAGTTGTAGCACCTGCTCCcacccctcctcttcctcccccacAGTTAAAGGTACCCCCTCCCACTCCTCTTCCACCTCCTCGATTGGGAGCTCCATCTCGcacccctcttcctcctctcactAGGATGAGCGCTCCACCACCTCGTCCTCTTCCCCCACAGTTAGGGGTGCCACTTCCGATtccacctcttcctcctccccgcgctCCTCTTCTTCCACCCTCTGGGAAGAGAGCTCAATCTCCCACTCCACTTTCTTCATCACGTTTGGGGGCACcacttccaactcctcagtCGGGGGTTCCACCTCGGGCTCCTCTAATTCCACCCTCACGAAAGGGTGCTGCACCTCCAATTCCTACTCTTCCTCCACCACGGTTGGGGGCACCACTCCCGGCTTCTCCTATTCCACCTCCTCGATTAGGTTCTCCCTCTCatgctcctcttcttcctccctctcggaAGGCCACTCCACCTCCCACTCCTACTCTTCCTCCCCCACGGTTAGGGGCACCACTTCCAACTTCCCCACTTCCTTCTCGACGGGGAGTTCCTCCCCGGGCTCCTCTTCCACCTCCTGTTAGAAAAGTCACTCCACCTCCCACTCTACCTACCCCACAACTAGGAGCACCAATTCCAACTCCTCATCCACCTCTGCaggctcctcttcttccttccccTCGAAAGGGAgctccacctccaactcctcaccTTCCTTCCCCACAATTGGGCGCACCACTTCCAACACCACCTCTTCCTCCCTCTAAGATGAAGCATGCTCCATCTCCCGCACCTATTCGTCCTCCAAGGTCTCGTGCACCCCTTCCAACTCCTATTACTCCACCTCAGAAACATGCTCCACCTCGGAAACGTGCTCCACCTCGAAAGCGTGCTCCACCTCCCGCTCCTCGCCTTCCTTCCCCACGGTTGGGGGCACCACTCccaactcctcttcctccccatcCTCCACGTGCTCCCCTTCTTCCTTCCCCTAGAAAGGGAGCTCCAGCTCCCAGTCCTCGCCTTCCTTCCCCACAGTTGGGGGCACCACTtccaactcctcctcttcctcctcagaTGGGGGCTCCTCGACGCACTCCCCTTCTTCCTTCTCCTCGAAAAGGAGCTCCTCCTCCCACTCCTCGTCTTCCTTCCCCACAATTAGGGGCACCACTTCCAACTCCTCCGCTTCCTCCTAAGATGGGGGCTCCTCGACGTGCTCCCCTTCTTCCTTCTCCTCGAAAAGGAGCTCCTCCTCCCACTCCCCGCCTTCCTTCCCCACAGTTAGGGGCACCACTtccaactcctcctcttcctccacgAAAGGGGGCTCCTTCTCGtgctccccttcttcctccctctagGACGAAGCGTGCTCCATCTCCTGCACCTATTCCTCCTCCGAGGATTGGTGCACCACTTCCAAGTCCTATACCTCCCCCTCGAAAAGGCACTCCACCTCCCACTCCTCGTCTTCCTTCCCCACAATTAGGGGCACCACTTCCAACTCCTCCTCTCCCCCCTCGGATGGGGACTCCTTCTCGTGCTCCACTTCCTTCTCCTCAAAAGGGAGCTCCACCTCCCACTCCTCGCCTTCCTTCCCCACAGTTAGGGGCACCACTTCCAATACCGCCTCTTCCTCCTCGGATGGGGGCTCCTTCGCGtgctccccttcttcctccctctagGACGAAGCGCGCTCCATCTCCTGCACCTCTTCCTCACCCAAGGTCTGGtgcaccacctccagctcctaTTCCTCCCCCTCGGAAAGGTGCTCCACCTCCTACTCCTCGTCTTCCTGCCCCACGGTTGGGAGCACCACTTCCATCTCctattcttcctcctcctgaacAAGACATTCCACCTCCTCTGCCGGGGGCTCCGCCTTCACGTCCAACTCCAGTGGTGGCACCAGGTGGACCGAAGGTGCCAGCCCTGATCGCATTTGGGGACTCTATTGTGGACACCGGCAACAACAACTACCTTATGACCCTCGTCAAGGCCAACTTCCCACCGTATGGTAGGGAGTACCCTGGCCACAAGGCCACCGGCAGGTTCTCCGATGGCAAGATCTCCGTGGACTTCATAGGTGATTACCATCTATATATTTTGCTAAAATAAAGTTTATGACCGGCCACATGCTAATTATATTGACGCATGTTATATGTCTTTGCAGCGTCCGCACTTGGGGTGAAGGAGACGCTCCCACCGTACCTCAACAAGAGCCTCACCCTGGAGGACCTCAAGACCGGCGTCAGTTTCGCGTCGGCAGGGAGTGGCTACAACAACGCCACATGCAAGACATCGGTGAGTAGAGACCTTCTATTATATTGATCGACAAACCCAACCCTTGTTTGCATTAGAAGAGCTAGTGGGATCGATCGACCGGTCAGTATCTAAACTGTGGGTCGATCTATTTTATTTGTTGCAGTCGACCATGACGATCGAGCGGCAGCTGCAGTTGTTCGCCGAGTACAAGGCGAAGGTGGGGACCATCCCGGACAGGGCCCTCTTCATTGTCTGCTCTGGCAGCAACGACATCGTGGAGCACTTCACCCTTGCCGACGGCATGAGCTCGCCCGATTACGCCGACATGATGGCCGCCAGAGCCATCTCCTTTGTCGAGGTGTGTGCCATGACCATGACTTGCTACAATGACCAACTCTTAATTTCCCCTTTGTTTTGCATTGCATGCATGGTGATCTGAATATAATCACCCACCAATCCACATATGCGTGCAGAGGCTTATCGGCGAGGGTGCGCGGCAGATCGCGCTGACCGGGGCACCGCCGGTGGGGTGCGTGCCCTCGCAGCGGcgcatggccggcggcgtgaaGAAGCAGTGCGCGACGGACCGCAACCAGCTGGCGCTCATGTTCAACCGGAAGCTGAGCCTGGAGGTGGCCAAGCTGGCCGGCAGGTTCCGCGGCGTCAACATCTTCTACGTCGACCTCTACTCCATCCTCGCCGACGTGGTCCAGCGCTACAAGGATCTGGGGTTCACCGACGGCAAGGACTCGTGCTGCGGCTTCGTGGGCTTTGCTGTGGGCCCGCTCTGCAACATTGGGAGCCGTCTCTGCCCGGACCCGTCACAGTACGTGTTCTGGGACAGCTACCACCCCACCGAGAAGGCCTACAAGCTCATGATCGATGAGTTCATCCGGAGATACATGAGATACATCCACTAGTTAAATTATTCATGTTGTTTCTAGCTTTTTCGTTCGACTCTTATAAGGTTATTAGTACGTCAGTATGATCCTACAAAGTTTGTAAGGCCGGCTCAGACTTCTTCCATTGCTCCAAATAAAGATCAAAATTGGATGGTTATTAGTCcctttgaaattttattttgccTATATCGTCGAGAGTTCATTAATTTGTTGAGCCACGCCGGCCGTTTTTAGTTTTACAAAAAAGTATATTTATGGGTCGCATAGCCACAATGATGGTGGCGGCAGGGCCCTTCCCCTATCCTCTCTCTCCTGCTCTCCCAGTGGTGATGGTGGCTTGGCCGGCGGCTGGTGGCCGGATCCACTCCCCCGGCAGCCGGATCCGATCCTGGCGCAGCGCGGCTGGGTGCGTCCACAGGCAGTAGGGCGGCGCTGGTGGAGGGGTTGTGCCAGCGGCGGCTTGGGGCGCCATGTTTGTGGTGGCGGCTGGATCCGGTACCGTTGGCCTGGGGAAGAATTTGCAAGGGATTTGTATATATATGGATAGCTAGATTTGGACACAAGAGGACTCCTTCCCTAATTGGACATCAAGCTTTCCTAGAATGGTAGCATCTAAGAGAAAATTCAGTTTACTTTTCAATCTGAACTGTTTATTACTGCAATAAATCCTTGATGCCCATTACAATTTACTATCTGCAAATATAAAGGAGTATGCATATTTACAAAAACTAATAGGCTAATTACCAAAATTGGTTCCCGCTACAAGCTTTGCATATTGGTAAGCTACTCTTCCTTCTTACTTTTAGTTATCTATGATATCTGCTAAGAATAATAGCTGCTCTTGATTAGTTTTGGTTCCGAAAAACTTTTGTAAAGTATATGCTATTGTATATAAGTTCAGCTTAGTATACATTCTGGTCTGAATATATAATAACAATATGTGCTTGGTCTTGTTCAAATTTTAGCATTACAAATGCTGAGAAGATAAATTATTATCTACTAAAATATTACAAGCTACCTATCAAGAGAGGGCCAGTTAGCATGGCCACATCGTGGGCCATTCCAGGCCGTTGGATCGGGCGGACGGTCCATTCCGTGCGAATCCTAggggttttttttgcaaaatggcccTTTCATTATTAAAAATCAACCGGCAGTCTAGGAAGTTCGCAATTTTGTTATAGAACCTCTGGAGCTTCACTTAAATAAACCCCAGTCTGAGAGCCCTCTCAGTTTTTCTGCAAACCCCACCCCTTAGATTTTGCTGAAATTAACCTGTTGTTTGTCTTCCGTCATTTCACAAAATAAATCTCAGATTCTCAGGAAATGAACCCACGGACCAACCCGGCCCTCTCATCATCAATTTACAAAATGGACTTCTTTTTCTCATGAAATTAATCTTCTGCCCTTTTTTCCATTGTTTCACATAAAAGGAGCTTGATTCTCCTATAAAAATCAATCCATGCTCCACCTCATGATACATTATCCTTGACAAGAACCTTCATATCTTACACAACTAACCTGCCACAAAATGAGGCCCTATTTTTGTAATGAAACAACCTATGAACCCTATAGCAATATGCCATTTCTAATATTGACACAACTTTCGTAAATAAAGTACCATAGCAATATAAGATCCTATTTTGCTAAAAAAAACATAATATCGTACCACCATATGAAGTATATGTGACTTGATTCAACACATTCCATGCCTCAACTGCCCAAGATGGTGTGGTAGACACTTTAAAGTTCATAAGTACAAGATATGGCTTGGAATATTTCTTATGCTCGCTGTGTATCTTTGGAAGTCATGTTCtaccttagtcctttctccttcacttgaggacgagcaaaggttAACTAATAATTTTAGACCGTCAACTcatgcataaatacataaaagatGAACATCAACCTAGTAGTAGGGATCTATTTGTATGAAGGTATACTAAGGGTACACACTTAAGGAGCAAAGAAACACACTCTCAATCCAAGGCAACACCTCTCCAACCAACCAGAATGTGCAATTCAGCCACATGGATCGAAGGGCACACTAGAACATGCAACTGACTTAGGACAACACCTAATCACCCACAACCATCTCGAGGGCCCATCTAGCAGTCACTCAGCCAAAGGGTGATGCAAACAGAGTCGGtggtggttcggccgaaccaccgGTTTGGTTGAAACGACGTAAGCTCCATTCGTCTCTATTCTGCACGTGGCAGCTCCTCAACACTCCCCAATGTCGGTTATGGCAACGTCCACCTTGAATTTCGGCCGAGCACACCATTGGGCacccctataaatatgagagggggaTCAAATGAGGACACAACCAAGTGTGGCTGAACTCACAACACTAGCCAAGGGAGAGCCTAGAGTCACATTCCAAAGTCAAAGCCTTGCCTTGCTTGTGCTTAGAGTAGGGATAGAGTGGAGGGTAGTTCGAGGGAAGTGTTGGGGTGTCGGCACTCCTCTCCTTGCATGTACCTCTATGGATGCCGCTATATTCTTCGAATTTAAGTAAGCATTCGTGATTCCTATTTAGAGTGTTATACTTGGTATAGCATGTGCTAGTAGTACTTATATTTGAGTGTTGAATTGGTGGTTTCTAGTGTTGCACATGTAATTTGGATGTTACAGTAAGAAGTGATTTAGTTGGGAGTTATCTTTCCCACAATTTTTCAACGGTTGTTCTAGAATATCTGACAGTTGATCAGTGATGTTGCAATAATTTTGGTGATGGCGCGGTGGATCGTTGTTGGGAATAATT from Panicum virgatum strain AP13 chromosome 9K, P.virgatum_v5, whole genome shotgun sequence encodes:
- the LOC120647981 gene encoding GDSL esterase/lipase EXL3-like, with translation MGAPSRAPLLPPSRTKRAPSPAPLPHPRSGAPPPAPIPPPRKGAPPPTPRLPAPRLGAPLPSPILPPPEQDIPPPLPGAPPSRPTPVVAPGGPKVPALIAFGDSIVDTGNNNYLMTLVKANFPPYGREYPGHKATGRFSDGKISVDFIASALGVKETLPPYLNKSLTLEDLKTGVSFASAGSGYNNATCKTSSTMTIERQLQLFAEYKAKVGTIPDRALFIVCSGSNDIVEHFTLADGMSSPDYADMMAARAISFVERLIGEGARQIALTGAPPVGCVPSQRRMAGGVKKQCATDRNQLALMFNRKLSLEVAKLAGRFRGVNIFYVDLYSILADVVQRYKDLGFTDGKDSCCGFVGFAVGPLCNIGSRLCPDPSQYVFWDSYHPTEKAYKLMIDEFIRRYMRYIH